One genomic segment of Streptomyces sp. NBC_00239 includes these proteins:
- a CDS encoding FG-GAP repeat domain-containing protein gives MHARTRGRLAAAATTTALIVTGGFAQPLLTAGAAHAAPLPVWNAPVTVGSDEFAARAMEVAALPDGSAVALWRDRADVFAAVRPADSDLWGMPKQLGSGATDRIAPRLVTGADGVATAVWAEGAAQQPGGPVPATRLMTAAFRAAGSWSAPHELLGMGAAAFVADVQVAPGPQGTATAVWSSRPVGGQDPASTATSAVYAAARAADGVWSTPVPVAAATADGESVGAADAAVDTAGTAVIAYRHTAPGDRAQIKTVTREGLGGAWGAPVPLSALQVGTREPNIGAGPEGSLVVTWPEQAGEDVDDQDVLVSVRRPGAAAWGPVQQVPVWADDTTVPAPEPLIAPDGDVTLVWWEWQDRGDDTAEDLYSATLPADGSTWSRQKISTARASTGHDVSIGPDGTVRVLWTTTRSQDSARWEQLTTATRTPDDGAWSAPVPVPHDGPQAPAWRGGGQIAAGPARSATVLWNASNGEGVKSSRTAFRPPVGTVSARVPATAALAGTTPSSVVWAPEWKLNQQVESWKLTLTEPSGRVFRTFSGYATGTIAPKWNGRDTSTPKALAPNGPLTWRLTARGPQAASDTVLASGRTVTVTGGAAVRRDAGGRAGTPDGTGDLLSTTASGSLRIAYGNPATGNFSGSSTTTGWPKGFRPVPVGNMSGDRCNDTLVRLADGVMRRYTPACGAALKPSSPYKVLGRGWNAYDLITSPGDLTGDGRPELIARDPKTGTLYRYDTVAATGLFAPRVSLGAGFKGYKKIVGAGDLNGDGRGDLLLQDASNELWRMNGNKSGKLDARVLVAAGWGASYDAVVGAGDLTGDGRADLVARDTSGRIWRFNGTGKGTFGAGTQLGTGWQVYQGVH, from the coding sequence ATGCACGCCCGCACGCGCGGCCGCCTGGCGGCCGCCGCGACCACCACGGCGCTCATCGTCACGGGCGGATTCGCCCAGCCGCTGCTCACCGCGGGCGCCGCCCACGCGGCGCCGCTGCCGGTGTGGAACGCGCCCGTGACCGTCGGCTCCGACGAGTTCGCGGCCCGGGCCATGGAGGTCGCCGCGCTGCCCGACGGCTCCGCGGTCGCCCTGTGGCGCGACCGCGCCGACGTCTTCGCCGCGGTGCGGCCCGCCGACAGCGACCTGTGGGGAATGCCGAAGCAGCTGGGCTCGGGCGCCACCGACCGGATCGCGCCGCGCCTGGTCACCGGCGCGGACGGGGTGGCCACCGCGGTGTGGGCGGAGGGCGCCGCGCAGCAGCCGGGCGGCCCGGTCCCCGCGACCCGGCTGATGACGGCCGCCTTCCGGGCGGCGGGCTCCTGGTCCGCGCCGCACGAGCTGCTCGGCATGGGGGCGGCCGCGTTCGTCGCGGACGTGCAAGTGGCTCCGGGCCCGCAGGGCACCGCCACCGCCGTCTGGTCCTCGCGCCCCGTGGGCGGACAGGACCCGGCCTCCACGGCCACGTCCGCCGTGTACGCGGCCGCCCGGGCGGCCGACGGCGTCTGGAGCACGCCGGTGCCGGTGGCCGCCGCCACCGCGGACGGGGAATCCGTGGGCGCGGCGGACGCGGCCGTGGACACCGCGGGCACCGCGGTGATCGCGTACCGCCACACCGCACCGGGGGACCGGGCGCAGATCAAGACGGTCACCCGGGAGGGCCTCGGCGGGGCCTGGGGCGCACCGGTCCCGCTCTCCGCGCTCCAGGTCGGCACCCGGGAGCCGAACATCGGCGCGGGCCCCGAGGGCTCGCTCGTGGTGACGTGGCCGGAGCAGGCCGGGGAGGACGTGGACGACCAGGACGTCCTCGTCTCCGTGCGGCGGCCCGGGGCCGCCGCCTGGGGCCCCGTCCAGCAGGTGCCGGTGTGGGCCGACGACACGACGGTCCCGGCCCCGGAGCCGCTCATCGCGCCGGACGGCGATGTGACGCTGGTGTGGTGGGAGTGGCAGGACCGCGGGGACGACACCGCCGAGGACCTCTACTCCGCGACCCTGCCCGCGGACGGGAGCACCTGGTCCAGGCAGAAGATCAGCACGGCCAGGGCGAGCACCGGGCACGACGTGTCCATCGGCCCGGACGGCACCGTCCGGGTGCTGTGGACCACCACGCGGAGCCAGGACTCCGCCCGGTGGGAGCAGCTGACCACGGCCACCCGGACCCCGGACGACGGCGCGTGGTCCGCCCCGGTGCCGGTCCCGCACGACGGTCCGCAGGCTCCTGCCTGGCGCGGCGGGGGGCAGATCGCGGCCGGGCCCGCCCGCTCCGCGACGGTGCTGTGGAACGCGTCGAACGGGGAGGGCGTCAAGTCCTCCCGGACCGCCTTCCGGCCGCCGGTCGGGACCGTCTCGGCCCGGGTCCCGGCCACGGCCGCGCTCGCCGGGACCACCCCGTCCTCCGTGGTGTGGGCACCGGAGTGGAAGCTGAACCAGCAGGTCGAGTCCTGGAAACTCACCCTCACCGAGCCCTCGGGACGGGTGTTCCGGACCTTCTCCGGGTACGCCACCGGCACGATCGCGCCGAAGTGGAACGGCCGTGACACCTCGACGCCCAAGGCCCTGGCGCCGAACGGCCCGCTGACCTGGCGGCTGACCGCGCGCGGCCCGCAGGCCGCCTCCGACACCGTCCTGGCCTCCGGCAGGACCGTCACCGTCACCGGCGGCGCGGCCGTACGCCGTGACGCCGGCGGCCGCGCCGGCACCCCGGACGGCACCGGGGACCTGCTCTCCACCACCGCCTCGGGCAGCCTGCGCATCGCCTACGGCAACCCGGCCACCGGCAACTTCAGCGGCAGCTCCACCACGACCGGCTGGCCCAAGGGCTTCCGCCCGGTCCCCGTCGGCAACATGAGCGGCGACCGCTGCAACGACACCCTGGTCCGCCTCGCCGACGGCGTGATGCGCCGCTACACGCCCGCCTGCGGGGCCGCACTGAAGCCGAGCAGCCCGTACAAGGTGCTCGGCAGGGGCTGGAACGCGTACGACCTGATCACCTCGCCCGGCGACCTGACCGGGGACGGCCGGCCGGAGCTGATCGCCCGCGACCCGAAGACCGGCACGCTGTACCGGTACGACACCGTGGCCGCGACCGGGCTGTTCGCCCCGCGGGTGTCGCTGGGCGCCGGCTTCAAGGGCTACAAGAAGATCGTGGGCGCGGGCGACCTCAACGGCGACGGGCGCGGCGACCTGCTCCTCCAGGACGCCTCGAACGAGCTGTGGCGCATGAACGGCAACAAGAGCGGGAAGCTCGACGCCCGCGTCCTGGTCGCCGCCGGTTGGGGCGCCTCGTACGACGCGGTGGTCGGCGCCGGGGACCTGACCGGGGACGGCCGCGCCGACCTGGTCGCCCGTGACACGAGCGGGAGGATCTGGCGCTTCAACGGCACCGGCAAGGGCACCTTCGGCGCCGGCACCCAGCTGGGCACCGGCTGGCAGGTCTACCAGGGCGTCCACTAG